In the genome of Hyphomicrobium sp. CS1GBMeth3, the window TTCATCCATGAGGACGCCCCCGTGGCGGTGGTCTGGCGGCTCGGCTTGATTTTGTTCGGGTTTGCGGCGGCAACGCTTGTCGCTGCGCTCATCCATGCGCCGACGGCGCGTGCAAGCGAGTCTCTCGATGCGTACGAAACGCAGCCTCGCCTCAGAGGTGCGGCCGCCGACTCCCTCTACGATCTCGACGTCGATCCCACAGACGATGCAGAGCCGGGGGAGGATTCTTTCTCGGACTCTGCCCACGAAGCCGGCGACGGCGAGGCTCCCATGCCGGCCGACGGGCTCGTCGCCGAGGACGGCGTGATCGATCTCGGAGAGCCCGAGGTGCCGGAGGATGGTGCCGATCCGTTCCGCGACACGCGCCCACCCGCCGACCGCGACGCGTTTGTCAACCCGCCGGCCGGATACGATCCGCTACTGTTTCAGATCGAGGATATCGATCCCACGATCACCGACCGCCGGCCGGCCCGGCTCGCGCGCTTCGAGCCTTACGATCCGGTCGGCATCCGCATTGGCAGCTTCGTCTTCTTCCCCGAGGTCGAGCTCGGCGGGCTGTGGACTGACAACGTGCTGAGCTCGCCGGATGCTCAATCCGATGTCGCCGCCGAGATCCGCTCCTCGGCGCGCCTCGTCTCCAACTGGTCGACGCACGCGCTCGAGCTGCGCGGGACGACGCTTTCGACCTTCCACGACGATTTTTCTTCCGAAGACGACCGCGCCTGGAGCGTCGAAGCGCGCGGGCGTCTCGACATCTCGCGGCGCACGAACCTGCAGGGCGTGGCCGGACACGACGTGAGCCAGGAATCCCGCACGGCGATCGACGCCAACCAGACCGGCCAACGCGCTGACGTGACGACCGACCGGGTCGAGCTCGCGTTCAACCACCGCTTCAACCGGCTCTCGGTGCAGCTTCGGGGCGGTGTCAGCGATACGCGCTACTCGGATACCAACGGCATGAGCAATGCCGATCGCGATACGCTCGAAACCGTAGAAGCCGTGCGCGCTGCCTGGGAGTTCAAGCCGACGCTCGCGGTGTTCGCGGAGCAGGAGCTCAACCAGCGCGAGAACCGCGCGCTGCCTCCCGACGGCATCTCGCGTGACAGCCATGGCACGCGCACGCGCATCGGCCTCGACTTCGGCTCAACGGGCGCCGTGCTGCGCGGCACGATCAGCGTCGGCTATGGGCGGCAGATGCCGGACGACAATCGCCTGTCGAATGTGGACGCATTCCTGTTCGATGCCAATCTCGCCTGGCGGCCGACGGAGATCACCTCGTTCCTGCTGACGGCGCAGAGCGACATCTTCGAGACGACGACGGTGGAGTCGGGCGGCGTGATTTCGCACACGGTTGGGCTCGAAGCCCGCCATGCGCTGCGTCGCTATCTCGTGGCGTCGGCGGGGGTCGCCTATACGCACTACGACTATGATGCGACACCCTTCACCGAGCAGCAGTGGCTCGCCTTCACGGGGCTCGAGTATTACGCGAGCCCGTGGCTGGTGCTGTTCGCGCGCTATCAGCACCTCGACTTTGCCTCAAACGACCTCGATGGTGACTACACGAGCGACGAGATTCGCGCCGGCGTGCGGGTGCGCAGATAGCGCTGCGCTTTATACTCAAAGCGAGCGTTGCTTCCGCTCCGAAGCGCGGTACCCTCTTTGCAAGCTGATTCGCCTTGGGATTTGCACCCATGTCGTTTGCCGAACGCCAATTCGAACGTAGGGAGCCTGCCATGTCAGACCGCACTCAGTTCGCCGTCGGCCGCCACAAGGTTCCGATGCCGCGCGTGATGAAACGTTCGCTGCAGGTGGTTTCGGCCGCAGCGCTGACGGCCGCCGTCGTGCTGTTCGTGATGATGCTGAACGGTTTCCTCGTGGGCCGCGGCGGGTCGCTCGGCGGCATCGACGTCTGGCTCGCCTTCATCAAGCGCAGCGACATCATCGGCACCATCATCCTTACCGCGTTGGTGACGACGTTCTTCCTCTACTGGCAGCGCGACAAGGAACGCCGCTAGGCGCCGCACGGCTCAGGCCGTATCAGAGCTCAATGACCATATTGTCGTAGGCCGGCTCGACGTGGGGCGGAAGCTCACGCTTCAGCGCCTCATAGTCGAGGTCGCCCGTCATGTGGGTCAGCACGGCGCGCTTGGCACGCAGGCGCTCGACGTGCTCCAGCGCCTCCTTCACCGAGAAGTGGCTCGGATGCGCCGTGTAGCGCAGCGCGTCCACGATCCAAAGATCGAGCTCCTCGAGCAACGGCACGGAATCGAGCGGCAGCGCGGAGACGTCCGGCGAGTACGCGACCTTGCCGAAGCGGAAAGCCAGCGTTTCGATATCGCCATGGAACTGCTTGATCGGAAGCGCCTCGATCGCGCCGCCGGCGCCCTCGATGCGCACGGGCACGCCGGGCCGCAGCAGCTCCGCGCTCAAGATCGGCGGGTAGGTGGAGCCTTCTGGCTGCACGAAGCAATAGGCAAACCGGGTGACGATGCTCGATTGCGTCGCGGCGTCGAAATAGCAGGGCACGCGCCGCTTCATGGCGTAGGCGACCATGCGC includes:
- a CDS encoding outer membrane beta-barrel protein, whose protein sequence is MAVVWRLGLILFGFAAATLVAALIHAPTARASESLDAYETQPRLRGAAADSLYDLDVDPTDDAEPGEDSFSDSAHEAGDGEAPMPADGLVAEDGVIDLGEPEVPEDGADPFRDTRPPADRDAFVNPPAGYDPLLFQIEDIDPTITDRRPARLARFEPYDPVGIRIGSFVFFPEVELGGLWTDNVLSSPDAQSDVAAEIRSSARLVSNWSTHALELRGTTLSTFHDDFSSEDDRAWSVEARGRLDISRRTNLQGVAGHDVSQESRTAIDANQTGQRADVTTDRVELAFNHRFNRLSVQLRGGVSDTRYSDTNGMSNADRDTLETVEAVRAAWEFKPTLAVFAEQELNQRENRALPPDGISRDSHGTRTRIGLDFGSTGAVLRGTISVGYGRQMPDDNRLSNVDAFLFDANLAWRPTEITSFLLTAQSDIFETTTVESGGVISHTVGLEARHALRRYLVASAGVAYTHYDYDATPFTEQQWLAFTGLEYYASPWLVLFARYQHLDFASNDLDGDYTSDEIRAGVRVRR
- a CDS encoding MBL fold metallo-hydrolase; the encoded protein is MSLRITILGCGSSGGVPRIGAGWGKCDPQNPKNRRRRCALLVERTGPRGRTSVLIDTPPDLREQLLSVRADGLDAVLFTHDHADHTHGIDDLRMVAYAMKRRVPCYFDAATQSSIVTRFAYCFVQPEGSTYPPILSAELLRPGVPVRIEGAGGAIEALPIKQFHGDIETLAFRFGKVAYSPDVSALPLDSVPLLEELDLWIVDALRYTAHPSHFSVKEALEHVERLRAKRAVLTHMTGDLDYEALKRELPPHVEPAYDNMVIEL